A stretch of Vibrio maritimus DNA encodes these proteins:
- a CDS encoding TDT family transporter: MIATVRRAHNKVKGAPTPMAGLALGIASLGWCWENALPFHHVAQWTGAAIATVLLSILAYKYLFHNHLLRQDLAHPVVGSVAPTFAMGSMVVSNSVGQFFPILGDGIWLGAVGLHIVFLASFVYHRARNFELHHMVPSWFVPPVGIVVADVSFSGNPSLQWIADATLYFGLITYAVMLPTMIYRLIFTHEIPDAAKPTVAIMAAPASLSLAGYLTVTAQPSPVIIALLFGIGVLMTMIIYLAFLKLLRLPFSPGYAAFTFPIVISATAQYKLAAWMGTQGAAAEMINQVRTIANIELGIATVVVSYVALRYLGAYLPKGISNPA, translated from the coding sequence ATGATTGCTACCGTAAGAAGAGCACACAACAAAGTGAAGGGCGCGCCTACGCCAATGGCAGGTCTCGCCCTTGGCATCGCAAGTTTAGGATGGTGTTGGGAGAATGCACTGCCATTCCACCATGTTGCTCAATGGACGGGGGCTGCAATTGCGACAGTGCTGTTAAGTATCCTTGCGTATAAGTACCTGTTTCACAATCACTTGCTACGTCAAGATCTTGCTCATCCAGTCGTAGGAAGCGTGGCACCAACGTTTGCGATGGGATCAATGGTGGTCTCTAACTCGGTTGGACAGTTCTTTCCAATTCTGGGTGATGGCATCTGGTTAGGTGCTGTGGGGCTGCACATTGTGTTCTTAGCAAGCTTTGTTTATCACAGAGCCCGTAACTTTGAGCTTCACCACATGGTACCAAGCTGGTTTGTTCCGCCTGTGGGTATTGTGGTCGCCGACGTATCTTTCTCGGGTAACCCAAGCCTTCAGTGGATCGCCGACGCAACACTTTACTTTGGCTTGATTACCTATGCTGTGATGCTACCAACAATGATTTATCGTCTGATCTTCACACATGAGATCCCAGACGCAGCGAAACCAACGGTTGCGATTATGGCAGCGCCAGCAAGTCTCTCTCTTGCCGGATACCTAACAGTGACCGCGCAGCCTTCACCGGTGATCATCGCTCTACTGTTTGGTATTGGTGTGTTGATGACAATGATTATCTACCTAGCGTTTTTAAAGTTGCTTCGTCTGCCATTTAGCCCAGGTTATGCCGCATTCACATTCCCTATTGTGATAAGTGCAACGGCACAATACAAATTGGCTGCGTGGATGGGGACGCAAGGAGCAGCTGCAGAGATGATTAACCAGGTGAGAACCATTGCGAACATCGAACTTGGTATCGCGACCGTCGTGGTAAGTTATGTTGCGCTTCGCTACCTTGGCGCATATTTACCCAAAGGGATAAGTAACCCAGCGTAA
- a CDS encoding MarC family protein, which translates to MKELIIHIVTVFMGFFAIMNPIANTPIFLGLTGDEDRVTTKAIALRSVSLAFLLITIFAVSGKLIFDLFGITLYALRITGGILVFLIGFNMLQGSNNHDSTKKAATSDAQQNASLSIAVSPLAMPILAGPGTIATAMNFATTGGISEVIITIISFGVLCAITYFLFISGERLVKALGPSVLSVITKMMGLILAVIGTQMLIEGIHEAISILGKVT; encoded by the coding sequence ATGAAAGAGCTGATTATTCATATTGTCACCGTGTTTATGGGCTTTTTTGCTATCATGAACCCTATCGCTAATACGCCTATTTTCTTGGGTCTTACCGGTGACGAAGATCGAGTCACCACCAAAGCAATCGCACTACGCTCAGTCTCGCTGGCATTCTTACTTATTACGATTTTTGCCGTCAGCGGGAAGCTTATCTTTGACCTGTTTGGTATCACCTTATACGCGTTGAGAATCACCGGCGGTATCCTAGTGTTCCTGATAGGCTTCAACATGTTGCAAGGCTCGAACAATCATGACTCCACTAAAAAAGCCGCCACTTCTGATGCTCAACAAAACGCCTCATTGAGTATTGCTGTCTCCCCACTGGCTATGCCCATTTTAGCTGGGCCAGGCACTATTGCCACCGCCATGAACTTCGCTACAACGGGCGGTATCTCAGAGGTAATTATCACCATTATCAGCTTTGGTGTGCTTTGTGCTATTACCTATTTTCTATTTATTTCAGGCGAGCGACTCGTGAAAGCCCTCGGCCCTAGTGTGCTGTCTGTTATCACCAAAATGATGGGTCTCATTCTTGCTGTGATTGGCACACAGATGCTCATTGAGGGCATTCATGAGGCGATTTCTATCTTGGGAAAAGTGACATAA
- the dapD gene encoding 2,3,4,5-tetrahydropyridine-2,6-dicarboxylate N-succinyltransferase — MAAFSIAFGTATKNRDGKIIEAFFPNPRLNPSDALIAAVAEVSGYAEGNQAIEITPAQSAALAGAFSANGDAENAAFAEKAASSSQPLVLVVLATDEKPQSVAEGFLKLQLISNRLVQPHGTVLDGIFGLLHNIAWTSQGPIDLPELAERQIEARLAGETLTVDCVDKFPKMVDYVVPTGVRIADTSRVRLGAHVGEGTTVMHEGFINFNAGTTGVSMVEGRISAGVVVGNGSDIGGGASIMGTLSGGGTVVVSIGENSLLGANAGLGFPLGDRCTVESGLYVTAGSKVRMLDASGAEVEIVKARDLAGKPDLLFRRNSVTGQIECLTNKTAVELNSELHSNN; from the coding sequence ATGGCAGCGTTCTCAATTGCTTTTGGTACTGCAACCAAAAACCGCGACGGTAAAATCATCGAAGCGTTCTTTCCAAACCCACGTCTAAACCCATCTGACGCCCTAATCGCAGCTGTTGCTGAGGTTTCAGGTTATGCGGAAGGCAACCAAGCTATCGAAATTACTCCAGCACAAAGTGCAGCTCTAGCGGGTGCATTCTCAGCAAACGGTGATGCAGAAAATGCAGCATTTGCTGAAAAAGCGGCAAGCTCTTCACAGCCACTGGTTCTTGTCGTTCTTGCAACTGATGAGAAACCACAATCTGTTGCCGAAGGCTTCCTTAAGCTGCAGCTTATCTCAAACCGCCTAGTTCAGCCTCACGGCACAGTACTGGATGGCATCTTTGGCCTACTGCACAACATCGCTTGGACTAGCCAAGGTCCAATCGACCTACCTGAACTGGCAGAGCGTCAAATCGAAGCACGTCTTGCAGGCGAAACGCTGACGGTCGATTGTGTCGATAAGTTCCCTAAAATGGTTGATTACGTGGTACCAACAGGCGTTCGTATTGCTGATACCTCTCGTGTACGTCTTGGTGCTCACGTTGGCGAAGGCACAACCGTTATGCATGAAGGCTTCATCAACTTCAACGCAGGGACAACGGGCGTAAGCATGGTTGAAGGCCGTATTTCTGCTGGTGTTGTTGTCGGTAACGGCTCTGACATCGGTGGTGGTGCTTCTATCATGGGTACGCTATCTGGTGGCGGTACAGTGGTCGTATCTATCGGTGAGAACTCACTGTTAGGCGCGAACGCAGGTCTAGGCTTCCCTCTAGGTGACCGTTGTACGGTTGAATCTGGTCTGTATGTAACGGCTGGTTCAAAGGTTCGTATGCTTGACGCATCTGGCGCTGAAGTTGAAATTGTTAAAGCCCGTGATCTTGCAGGTAAGCCCGACCTACTGTTCCGTCGTAACTCGGTAACAGGTCAGATTGAGTGCCTAACCAACAAGACAGCGGTAGAGCTAAACAGCGAGCTACACAGCAACAACTAA
- a CDS encoding YebG family protein encodes MAVIVKYVVERNGEEKMTFTSKAEADAYDKMLDMADELFSLLGESNLIEDEEKQEELSLYLAQRKEEVLYALGAKRKPTPKKPKVVKAVDEPSEEEDAA; translated from the coding sequence ATGGCTGTAATCGTCAAGTACGTGGTGGAACGCAACGGAGAAGAAAAGATGACTTTTACCTCTAAAGCAGAAGCTGACGCTTATGACAAAATGTTGGATATGGCGGATGAGCTGTTTTCTCTGCTAGGTGAAAGCAACCTTATCGAAGACGAAGAAAAGCAAGAAGAGCTTTCTTTGTATCTTGCACAGCGTAAAGAAGAAGTGCTGTATGCATTAGGCGCGAAACGCAAACCGACACCAAAAAAGCCAAAAGTGGTTAAAGCTGTCGACGAGCCAAGCGAAGAAGAAGACGCTGCTTAA
- a CDS encoding LysR family transcriptional regulator: MKPHISLKQLKVFVAVTQHQTLTAASETLFLSKAAVSMSLSELEKQIGHALFDRVNNRLVINQEGQKLLPLADELLCRSRDIESLYSDEQSHRGILRIGASDTVGNQMAPFLLSDFREAHHHKSQQLFISNTALICQKLIDYELDIGLVEGKTLHPELDSRPFSEDEMCIVTSPKHPLAQQQQVTLSDLENSDWILREPGSGTREFFLRTVAPRIEVWHEAFELNTTEAIINSVSANLGLACLSKLAAQTAIDDGRLHQVPISLDMKRRFWLLVHKEKYQSPLLKRFIDFCQGWDDNNSDRI, translated from the coding sequence ATGAAGCCACATATCTCCCTAAAACAGCTCAAAGTATTTGTGGCTGTCACTCAACACCAGACTCTCACCGCCGCCTCCGAGACCCTTTTTCTGTCGAAAGCAGCCGTCAGTATGTCCTTGAGTGAGCTAGAAAAACAGATAGGTCATGCCCTATTTGACCGCGTTAACAATCGCTTAGTTATCAATCAAGAAGGACAGAAACTTCTGCCTCTCGCCGACGAACTTTTATGTCGTAGTCGCGATATTGAATCGCTTTACAGCGATGAACAAAGTCATCGAGGCATACTTCGAATTGGAGCCAGTGATACCGTTGGCAACCAAATGGCGCCATTCCTTTTGAGCGACTTTCGTGAAGCTCATCATCACAAATCTCAGCAGCTGTTCATCTCTAATACTGCGCTGATTTGCCAGAAGCTTATCGATTATGAATTGGATATCGGTCTGGTTGAGGGTAAAACATTGCACCCAGAGCTAGATAGCCGCCCGTTCAGTGAAGATGAAATGTGCATCGTGACATCACCAAAGCACCCCCTTGCTCAGCAGCAACAAGTTACTTTGAGTGACCTTGAGAACAGTGATTGGATTCTGCGTGAACCAGGTTCAGGTACTCGCGAATTTTTCCTACGCACCGTCGCACCAAGGATCGAAGTCTGGCATGAAGCCTTCGAGCTCAACACCACTGAAGCCATTATCAACAGCGTGTCCGCCAACCTAGGCTTAGCTTGTCTGTCGAAACTTGCCGCGCAAACCGCTATCGACGATGGACGACTTCATCAGGTCCCAATTTCATTGGATATGAAGCGCCGTTTTTGGCTATTGGTTCACAAAGAAAAGTACCAGAGCCCACTCCTTAAACGTTTTATTGATTTCTGCCAAGGTTGGGACGACAACAACTCGGATAGGATTTAG
- the recC gene encoding exodeoxyribonuclease V subunit gamma, with protein MFTVYHSNQIDVLKSLLVQLIKLDPLQNPFEKEQILVQSPGMSQWLKMALAQEFGIAANIDFPLPATFIWDRFVQVLDGVPKRSAFNKEAMTWKIMHLLPKHLDDPDFAPLAQYLSDDSDASKRYQLAEKIADIYDGYLVYRPEWIATWEAGQSVVELEGEQPWQPKLWQALYDHTVALEQSPYHRANLYEHFIDELESNKDVKTHGLSQLPKRLFVFGISSLPPRYLDALKALGEHIDVHLMFTNPCRFYWGEVRDRKYLARLAAAKRKQLSDLDSFASSQDWQEGDWAFAQQLKGDIEANVDDELHLSEVGNSLLASMGKLGRDNLYLLSQLESNEIEAFVEVERNTLLQNIQADILNLDEHQDDTLLLSSEHKPCIEASDNSLSVHVCHSPMREVEVLHDNLLAMFDRNPELKPRDIIVMVADINAYSPAIQAVFGNASGERYIPFSISDRTADKESPLLNAFNQLLQLPELRCTSSEVLELLEVPAIMARFDINEHEFSTLRAWVEEAQIRWGIDAHTASEFDLPEFGQNSWMFGISRMLAGYAISEQAGLLMVGGEGISPYEQTQGMQAETAGKLAQFIDKLAHYRSALTQTMSISSWQQHINQLVDDFFAVDIEGEVVVKSIRDTLSGLSEQLADARYDEPLSPRIIRQYFLDKLSGSRVSQRFLAGQVNFCTLMPMRSIPFNTVCLLGMNDGVYPRSVPPESFDLMTGRTKPGDRSRRDDDRYLFLEAMLSAQQTLYISYVGRSIQDNTERVPSILVSELLEYCEQNYCLVGDEALDVDTSGAKLTESLCYEYPMVPFSAAHFDYKYGIQSYAAEWLPSAWQTTQVAAQQTSAPFHLDPIDRVEGERIELDLSELQRFWRLPVQYLFNRRLQVNFDESLLGIEDEEPFALNGLESFGLRKSLLDVLIEPEDQANKLAQFKAQQKAQGYLPVNQFGELEFASNVAQTQDLAEAIVPLTSNELDGIEIDISIPLKKVSVTLQGWVTNCYQSGLVRYRSGRLRASDYMAAWIDHLLVSVSGHQTRTHMLAYDKKEGVVHRIYPVMSADEAMNYLTQLVSLFVDGLDSPLSYFPETALAGIEANYSRGQWSPNDDKMLSKMQARFVGGYMQTGEGENAYISRVWSEWSDALANDAKQLAHLVLEAPRTKSVSAEEYYSQGT; from the coding sequence GTGTTCACCGTTTACCACTCAAATCAAATAGATGTGCTTAAGTCTTTATTGGTTCAGCTCATCAAGTTGGACCCACTTCAAAACCCATTTGAGAAAGAACAGATTCTGGTACAAAGCCCAGGCATGTCTCAGTGGCTTAAAATGGCGCTGGCACAAGAGTTTGGTATTGCTGCCAACATTGACTTCCCATTACCCGCGACTTTTATTTGGGATAGGTTTGTTCAAGTACTCGATGGTGTGCCGAAACGCAGCGCCTTCAATAAAGAGGCGATGACGTGGAAGATCATGCATCTGTTGCCAAAACATCTCGATGACCCAGATTTCGCACCGTTAGCCCAATATCTCAGTGATGATAGTGACGCCTCCAAGCGCTACCAGCTTGCTGAAAAAATTGCCGATATTTATGATGGTTATCTGGTGTATCGCCCAGAGTGGATTGCGACGTGGGAAGCAGGACAAAGTGTTGTTGAGCTAGAGGGCGAGCAGCCTTGGCAACCCAAACTTTGGCAAGCCCTCTATGACCACACGGTGGCACTCGAACAATCGCCTTATCATCGCGCTAATCTTTATGAACATTTCATTGATGAGCTAGAAAGCAATAAAGACGTTAAGACCCACGGCTTGAGCCAATTGCCCAAACGACTGTTTGTGTTCGGTATCTCTTCGCTGCCACCTCGTTACCTTGATGCGTTAAAAGCGTTAGGGGAACACATCGATGTTCACCTAATGTTTACTAACCCTTGTCGTTTCTATTGGGGAGAAGTTCGCGACCGAAAATACCTTGCTCGATTAGCCGCGGCGAAACGCAAGCAACTGAGCGACCTCGATAGCTTTGCCTCTAGCCAAGACTGGCAAGAGGGGGATTGGGCGTTTGCGCAGCAGCTCAAAGGTGACATCGAGGCGAACGTTGACGACGAGTTGCACCTGTCTGAGGTCGGCAATAGTTTGCTGGCATCGATGGGTAAGTTAGGTCGCGATAATTTATATCTATTGTCTCAGCTTGAATCGAATGAGATAGAGGCGTTTGTAGAAGTCGAGCGCAATACTCTACTGCAAAATATTCAAGCGGATATTCTTAACCTCGACGAGCATCAAGATGACACCTTGTTGTTGTCTTCTGAGCATAAACCCTGCATCGAAGCATCGGACAACTCGCTCTCTGTGCATGTCTGCCACAGCCCAATGCGTGAAGTGGAGGTTCTCCACGATAATCTGCTCGCGATGTTTGACCGTAACCCAGAGCTAAAACCGCGCGACATCATTGTGATGGTGGCGGATATTAACGCCTACAGTCCGGCTATCCAGGCGGTATTTGGTAATGCATCCGGTGAGCGTTATATTCCGTTTTCGATCTCTGACCGTACGGCGGATAAAGAAAGTCCGTTGCTGAATGCGTTCAATCAACTTTTGCAGTTGCCAGAGCTGCGCTGCACCAGCAGTGAAGTGTTGGAACTGCTTGAAGTGCCTGCCATTATGGCTCGTTTCGACATTAATGAGCATGAATTTTCAACCTTGCGCGCGTGGGTCGAAGAGGCTCAAATCCGTTGGGGGATCGATGCTCACACTGCCAGTGAGTTTGACCTGCCAGAATTTGGGCAAAACTCGTGGATGTTTGGTATCTCACGCATGCTAGCTGGCTATGCAATCAGCGAGCAAGCAGGACTCTTAATGGTGGGCGGTGAAGGTATTTCACCTTATGAGCAGACTCAAGGCATGCAGGCGGAAACTGCCGGCAAACTGGCGCAGTTCATTGACAAGTTGGCACACTATCGCAGCGCACTCACTCAAACTATGTCGATATCAAGCTGGCAGCAACACATTAATCAGCTGGTGGATGACTTTTTTGCCGTCGACATTGAAGGCGAGGTCGTCGTGAAGTCGATTCGCGATACCCTGTCCGGGCTCAGTGAGCAGCTTGCAGACGCCCGCTATGATGAGCCGCTATCGCCGAGGATTATTCGCCAGTATTTTCTAGATAAACTTTCGGGCTCTCGAGTCAGTCAACGATTCTTGGCGGGGCAGGTAAACTTCTGCACACTCATGCCAATGCGCTCGATTCCGTTTAACACGGTGTGCCTGTTAGGTATGAATGATGGCGTTTATCCGAGAAGTGTACCGCCAGAGAGTTTTGACTTAATGACGGGACGCACCAAGCCAGGTGACCGCTCCAGACGCGATGACGACCGATACCTCTTTTTAGAGGCGATGTTGTCCGCTCAGCAAACCCTATATATCAGCTATGTAGGACGCTCAATTCAAGACAATACCGAACGTGTTCCCTCTATTTTGGTCTCAGAGTTATTAGAATACTGCGAGCAAAACTATTGTTTGGTGGGTGATGAGGCGCTCGATGTGGATACATCAGGAGCAAAACTCACCGAATCACTTTGCTATGAATACCCTATGGTGCCCTTTAGTGCTGCACACTTTGATTACAAGTACGGTATTCAAAGCTACGCAGCGGAATGGCTGCCTTCGGCATGGCAAACCACACAAGTCGCGGCACAACAAACCAGTGCGCCATTCCATCTAGATCCTATTGATCGGGTTGAGGGTGAGAGAATCGAACTCGATCTCTCTGAGTTGCAGCGTTTTTGGCGCTTGCCCGTGCAGTATCTGTTCAACCGACGCCTACAGGTCAATTTTGATGAAAGCTTACTGGGTATCGAAGATGAAGAGCCGTTTGCATTAAATGGACTAGAGAGCTTTGGCTTACGCAAATCGCTGCTGGATGTCTTGATTGAGCCGGAAGATCAAGCGAACAAGCTGGCTCAATTCAAAGCGCAACAGAAAGCGCAGGGCTACCTTCCTGTGAACCAGTTCGGAGAGCTCGAGTTTGCCTCCAACGTGGCTCAGACCCAAGATCTTGCTGAGGCGATAGTTCCGTTAACATCCAATGAACTCGACGGCATCGAAATCGATATCTCAATTCCTTTGAAAAAAGTGTCAGTGACCCTACAAGGTTGGGTGACCAACTGCTATCAGAGTGGACTGGTGCGCTATCGAAGCGGAAGATTGCGCGCCAGTGACTACATGGCAGCCTGGATCGATCATCTGCTGGTCTCGGTCTCCGGTCATCAGACGCGTACCCACATGCTGGCATACGACAAAAAAGAGGGCGTGGTGCACCGCATCTACCCTGTTATGTCCGCAGATGAAGCGATGAACTATTTAACACAGTTAGTCAGCCTGTTTGTCGATGGCTTAGATAGCCCGTTGAGCTATTTCCCAGAAACCGCATTAGCAGGTATCGAAGCCAACTACAGTCGCGGTCAATGGAGCCCTAACGATGACAAAATGCTCAGCAAAATGCAGGCACGTTTTGTAGGGGGCTACATGCAGACAGGTGAAGGGGAAAACGCGTACATTTCTCGCGTATGGAGTGAGTGGAGCGATGCGCTAGCTAACGATGCCAAGCAGTTGGCACATTTGGTGTTAGAGGCGCCGAGAACAAAGAGTGTGAGTGCTGAGGAATATTACTCGCAGGGTACCTGA